A portion of the Lolium rigidum isolate FL_2022 chromosome 1, APGP_CSIRO_Lrig_0.1, whole genome shotgun sequence genome contains these proteins:
- the LOC124690803 gene encoding transmembrane 9 superfamily member 12-like has translation MAGALDSSRFLPLLLLAVLLLAAPGNAFYLPGSYMHTYSQGEDIWAKVNSLTSIETEMPFSYYSLPYCRPPGGIKKSAENLGELLMGDQIDNSPYRFSVNVNESLFLCTTKGLNENDAKLLKQRARDLYQVNMMLDNLPVMRFAEQNGITVQWTGFPVGYTPAGSADDYIINHLKFKVLVHEYEGTNVEIIGTGEEGSAVISETDKKGMSGYQIVGFEVVPCSVKRDAEAFSKLNMHDKIEPVSCPVELRKSQAIRQQERITFTYDVEFVKSDIRWPSRWDAYLKMEAGANVHWFSIMNSLMVILFLAGIVFIIFLRTVRRDLTTYEELDKEAQAQMNEELSGWKLVVGDVFREPSCPKLLCIMIGDGVQILGMAIVTIVFSTLGFMSPASRGMLLTGMIVLYLFLGIAAGYVSVRLWRTIKGTSEGWRSLSWLTACFFPGIMFTVLTVLNFVLWGSKSTGALPISLFFTLLALWFCISVPLTLVGGFLGTRAEQIEFPVRTNQIPREIPARKYPSWLLVLGAGTLPFGTLFIELFFILSSIWLGRFYYVFGFLLIVLLMLVVVCAEVSVVLTYMNLCVEDWRWWWKAFFASGSVALYVFLYSINYLVFDLRSLSGPVSAMLYIGYSFLMAFAIMLATGTIGFLTSISFVHYLFASVKID, from the coding sequence ATGGCTGGGGCGCTGgatagttctcgttttctgcctcTGTTATTGTTGGCTGTGCTGTTGCTGGCTGCTCCAGGCAATGCATTCTACTTGCCTGGCAGCTACATGCACACATACTCCCAAGGTGAGGACATATGGGCAAAGGTCAACTCACTCACGTCCATTGAGACCGAGATGCCCTTCAGCTACTACAGTCTGCCATATTGCCGCCCCCCTGGTGGCATCAAGAAGAGCGCCGAGAACCTGGGCGAGCTCCTCATGGGTGACCAGATCGACAACTCGCCCTACCGGTTCAGTGTGAATGTTAACGAGTCCCTCTTCCTCTGCACCACCAAAGGGCTTAATGAGAATGATGCAAAGCTTCTCAAGCAGCGGGCCCGTGATCTTTACCAGGTTAACATGATGCTGGACAATCTGCCGGTTATGCGTTTCGCTGAGCAGAATGGTATCACAGTGCAGTGGACTGGCTTTCCTGTTGGTTACACTCCTGCTGGTAGTgctgatgattatatcatcaaccACTTAAAGTTTAAGGTCTTGGTCCATGAGTACGAAGGTACGAATGTAGAAATCATCGGTACCGGAGAAGAAGGATCTGCTGTCATCTCAGAGACGGATAAGAAGGGGATGTCTGGGTATCAGATTGTTGGTTTTGAGGTTGTGCCTTGCAGTGTGAAGCGTGATGCTGAGGCTTTCTCTAAGCTTAACATGCATGACAAGATTGAACCTGTGAGCTGCCCAGTGGAGCTTCGCAAGTCTCAAGCGATCAGGCAACAGGAGAGGATCACGTTTACGTATGATGTTGAGTTTGTGAAGAGTGACATCAGGTGGCCATCTAGGTGGGATGCTTATCTGAAGATGGAGGCTGGCGCCAATGTCCACTGGTTCTCCATAATGAATTCCCTCATGGTCATCTTGTTCTTGGCAGGAATTGTCTTTATTATATTCCTGAGAACTGTCAGGAGGGATCTCACCACATATGAGGAGCTCGACAAGGAAGCTCAAGCACAGATGAATGAGGAGCTATCTGGGTGGAAGCTTGTTGTTGGAGATGTATTCAGAGAGCCATCTTGCCCCAAGCTGTTATGCATCATGATCGGCGATGGTGTTCAAATTCTGGGCATGGCAATCGTAACAATAGTTTTTTCCACacttgggttcatgtctccagctTCTAGAGGAATGCTTCTTACTGGGATGATTGTCCTCTATCTTTTCCTCGGCATTGCAGCTGGGTATGTCAGTGTTCGGCTATGGAGGACTATTAAGGGAACATCTGAAGGATGGAGATCATTGTCCTGGTTGACTGCCTGCTTTTTCCCTGGTATCATGTTTACGGTCCTTACCGTCTTAAACTTCGTCCTGTGGGGAAGCAAGAGCACTGGAGCCTTACCCATTTCATTATTTTTCACCCTTCTGGCTCTGTGGTTCTGTATCTCTGTGCCGTTAACGCTTGTCGGTGGTTTTCTTGGTACAAGAGCAGAACAAATCGAATTTCCAGTTCGCACCAACCAGATTCCCAGAGAGATACCTGCACGGAAATATCCATCATGGCTTCTGGTCCTTGGAGCAGGCACACTGCCATTTGGAACACTGTTTATTGAGCTGTTCTTCATTCTCTCGAGCATCTGGCTTGGAAGGTTCTACTATGTGTTTGGCTTCTTGCTGATTGTCCTGCTAATGCTTGTTGTTGTTTGCGCCGAGGTATCTGTTGTTCTTACCTACATGAACCTCTGTGTCGAGgactggaggtggtggtggaaggccTTCTTTGCTTCGGGCTCTGTTGCTCTCTACGTGTTCCTGTACTCCATCAACTACTTGGTCTTTGATCTCAGAAGCCTGAGCGGGCCTGTCTCTGCAATGCTTTACATCGGCTACTCCTTCCTCATGGCATTTGCGATCATGCTTGCCACCGGAACCATTGGCTTCTTGACGTCAATCTCCTTCGTGCACTATCTCTTTGCGTCAGTGAAGATTGACTGA